In Methanosarcina siciliae T4/M, one genomic interval encodes:
- a CDS encoding deoxycytidylate deaminase has product MIERPSLDEYFLEIAFAVARRATCLRSNVGAVIMRDKRILATGYNGAPNGLEHCLEIGCIRDLEKIISGTQKEKCRAVHAEQNAIIQAAIRGVSIAGATIYCTQQPCTLCAKMIINSNIKKVVYSTPDPDTDSLEFFRSAGVEVECFPLK; this is encoded by the coding sequence ATGATAGAAAGACCTTCTCTTGACGAATATTTCCTTGAAATTGCCTTTGCTGTAGCCAGAAGGGCGACCTGCCTCCGGAGTAACGTCGGGGCAGTGATTATGCGGGATAAACGTATTCTTGCAACCGGATATAACGGAGCTCCAAACGGTCTGGAACACTGCCTTGAGATAGGGTGTATCAGGGACCTTGAAAAGATCATTTCAGGCACGCAGAAAGAAAAATGCCGGGCAGTGCATGCGGAACAGAACGCCATTATCCAGGCTGCAATCCGTGGAGTTAGCATTGCAGGAGCAACCATTTACTGTACACAACAGCCCTGTACCCTGTGCGCAAAGATGATCATAAATTCAAATATCAAAAAGGTTGTATACTCAACACCTGATCCTGACACTGATTCCCTTGAGTTTTTCAGGAGTGCTGGCGTGGAAGTCGAATGTTTTCCCTTAAAATGA
- a CDS encoding deoxycytidylate deaminase, whose amino-acid sequence MTERPSLDEYFLEIAFVVAKRATCLRNNVGAVIVRDKRILSTGYNGAPRGLEHCLDIGCIRELEKIPSGTRHEKCRAVHAEQNAIIQAAIHGVSISGATIYCTHQPCILCAKMIINSNIKKVVYSTPYPDTDSLEFFRSAGVEVECLPLK is encoded by the coding sequence ATGACAGAAAGACCTTCCCTTGACGAGTACTTCCTGGAAATAGCATTCGTCGTAGCCAAAAGGGCGACCTGCCTCCGTAACAATGTTGGGGCAGTGATCGTCCGCGATAAACGTATTCTCTCAACCGGATATAACGGTGCGCCAAGAGGCCTGGAACACTGCCTTGACATAGGATGTATCAGGGAACTTGAAAAAATCCCTTCAGGCACGAGGCATGAAAAATGCCGGGCAGTACATGCGGAACAGAACGCCATTATCCAGGCTGCAATCCATGGGGTCAGCATTTCCGGAGCAACCATTTACTGTACCCACCAGCCCTGTATCCTGTGTGCAAAAATGATCATAAATTCAAATATCAAAAAGGTAGTATACTCAACACCTTATCCGGACACTGATTCCCTGGAGTTCTTCAGGAGTGCTGGCGTGGAAGTCGAATGCCTTCCCTTAAAATGA
- a CDS encoding protein translocase subunit SecF: protein MATGLTEFLDNFVKNHDNRQLLAVPLAVLAVSLAVLLVSFASSGSPVTLGMEFQGGTQISVETTDSPAVLEEMYSSYPIKDARQAGSRVIMQFGIMDNEEQRQLEDDVMGRYSNVEIKQIGPVYGQELQVQALRAVFISFIGMSIVVFLIFRSITPSFAVVLSAFSDIMIAAAFMRIAGIELSLGTVAALLMLIGYSVDSDILLTNRMLKRRGTVVEKISRAMQTGITMTTTTLAALVVMYIVSTFPYLVIPSFTQITLLSQISSVLIVGLLADIMNTWLLNTGILRWYVTKPEFRGRYNR, encoded by the coding sequence ATGGCAACAGGTTTGACCGAATTTTTAGATAATTTCGTGAAAAATCACGATAATCGCCAGTTGCTGGCAGTCCCCCTTGCAGTACTTGCAGTTTCCTTAGCCGTACTGCTGGTTTCTTTTGCAAGCAGCGGGTCGCCGGTAACCCTGGGAATGGAGTTCCAGGGCGGCACCCAGATTTCGGTAGAGACAACCGATTCCCCTGCTGTGCTTGAAGAAATGTACTCCTCTTATCCCATCAAGGATGCCCGGCAGGCCGGAAGCAGGGTTATCATGCAGTTTGGGATTATGGACAATGAAGAACAGCGTCAGCTTGAAGACGATGTGATGGGCCGTTATTCTAACGTAGAAATCAAACAGATAGGACCCGTTTACGGCCAGGAACTGCAGGTTCAGGCTCTTCGGGCTGTTTTCATATCATTTATAGGAATGTCCATTGTGGTTTTCCTTATTTTCCGGAGCATTACACCTTCTTTTGCAGTGGTTCTTTCTGCCTTTTCGGACATTATGATTGCTGCGGCTTTCATGCGGATTGCAGGGATCGAACTTTCCCTTGGAACGGTTGCAGCCCTGCTGATGCTCATTGGTTATTCGGTGGACAGTGACATTTTGCTGACAAATAGAATGCTCAAACGCAGGGGTACGGTGGTAGAAAAGATTTCAAGGGCAATGCAGACAGGGATTACCATGACCACAACAACCCTTGCAGCCCTTGTAGTTATGTATATAGTTTCAACTTTCCCCTACCTGGTAATTCCTTCGTTCACACAGATTACCCTGCTTTCGCAGATCTCAAGCGTGTTGATCGTGGGGCTTCTTGCAGATATTATGAACACCTGGCTTCTCAACACCGGGATTCTGCGGTGGTATGTGACAAAACCCGAATTTAGAGGGAGGTATAACAGATGA
- a CDS encoding preprotein translocase subunit SecD, which translates to MRDKKSLFKNVRVIIFILALLASVVLIHPGYNSEEGLNTNLNYGLDLEGGSWLQIKLQGALVQVDADPEMIVSQLVEPVIGAPIQVTDSNLDVSGVSLSDRYLTFTTSATVSASQLELLDLGSVSVDKLSQGTTQVTLTTTKETLIQAYLAKAFDAEVLPISTEDGTVYEIRAEASEEEIEALMEKVGGTILKNEDGTSTYKEGVSTDTRDLTRDILNDKLNSLGLKDIPVRTVGEDYILIDFAGIDLATAKDIAEKPGKFEIRIQTTGNETQHVLYGDSIVSVGIPSYHDNQWHTPFTLNEEGARALQKVAIDTGATDYPESHYLNMYLDEEKIYGAPLSYSAASRLKETPIYSWEASTGTDEAAKTEAETLQIHLRAGALPVNVVLVGSGHVDATLGKQFKTEAVIAGLFSLLAVAAVVFRRYRRPEILVPMIGTSVSEVIMILGVAAAIGWQLDLAAIAGIIAAIGTGIDHLVIITDEVLYEGKLPPTRVFVSRIGKAFSIIFGAAATTIIAMSPLVVMGFGALKGFAITTIIGVFIGVVIARPVYGVVIKELLEVEGNGSQESTAD; encoded by the coding sequence ATGAGAGATAAAAAAAGCCTCTTTAAAAATGTAAGGGTTATCATCTTCATTCTTGCCCTGCTTGCTTCTGTTGTGCTTATTCATCCGGGTTATAATTCTGAAGAAGGGCTGAACACTAACCTGAATTACGGACTTGACCTTGAAGGCGGTTCCTGGCTTCAGATCAAATTACAGGGAGCTCTTGTCCAGGTAGATGCGGATCCTGAAATGATAGTCAGCCAACTGGTAGAACCTGTAATCGGCGCCCCTATCCAGGTCACGGACAGCAACCTTGACGTCAGTGGGGTGAGTTTATCTGACCGTTACCTCACATTCACAACATCCGCCACGGTCAGTGCATCCCAGCTTGAGCTTCTGGATCTTGGCAGTGTAAGCGTTGATAAGCTTAGCCAGGGTACGACCCAGGTAACGCTTACTACTACCAAGGAAACCCTGATTCAGGCTTACCTAGCAAAGGCCTTTGATGCGGAAGTGCTTCCCATCAGTACCGAAGACGGTACTGTTTATGAAATCAGGGCTGAAGCCTCAGAAGAAGAGATTGAAGCCCTTATGGAAAAAGTCGGAGGCACAATCCTCAAGAATGAAGACGGGACCTCGACTTATAAAGAGGGTGTCAGTACCGATACAAGGGATCTGACCAGGGATATCTTGAACGACAAACTTAACTCCCTCGGTCTGAAGGATATTCCTGTCAGGACTGTCGGAGAGGACTATATCCTCATCGATTTTGCAGGGATCGACCTTGCAACGGCAAAGGATATTGCCGAAAAGCCCGGAAAATTCGAGATACGCATACAGACTACTGGAAATGAAACCCAGCATGTCCTTTACGGCGACTCCATTGTAAGCGTGGGGATTCCGAGTTACCACGATAACCAGTGGCATACTCCTTTTACTCTGAATGAAGAAGGAGCAAGGGCTCTCCAGAAAGTTGCAATCGATACAGGAGCTACGGATTACCCCGAAAGTCACTATCTGAACATGTATCTGGATGAAGAGAAGATCTACGGGGCTCCCCTCAGTTACTCTGCAGCATCCAGACTGAAAGAAACTCCCATCTATTCCTGGGAGGCTTCCACAGGCACGGACGAGGCAGCAAAGACCGAAGCCGAAACCCTCCAGATTCACCTCAGGGCAGGGGCCCTACCTGTAAATGTGGTGCTTGTAGGTTCAGGACATGTTGATGCAACCCTTGGAAAACAGTTCAAAACCGAAGCGGTCATAGCAGGTTTGTTCTCTCTGTTAGCAGTCGCTGCAGTTGTTTTCCGCAGGTACAGGAGACCTGAAATTCTGGTGCCAATGATCGGGACTTCCGTCAGCGAAGTCATTATGATCCTTGGAGTTGCAGCAGCTATCGGCTGGCAGCTTGACCTTGCAGCAATTGCAGGTATAATTGCCGCAATCGGAACAGGTATCGACCACCTTGTAATTATTACGGATGAGGTGCTTTACGAAGGCAAACTCCCTCCAACAAGGGTCTTTGTTTCCAGAATTGGAAAGGCCTTTTCAATCATTTTCGGAGCAGCTGCCACAACGATTATTGCCATGTCTCCCCTGGTAGTCATGGGCTTCGGAGCCCTGAAGGGATTTGCCATCACCACTATCATTGGTGTTTTCATCGGTGTGGTTATCGCAAGACCTGTTTACGGTGTGGTAATCAAGGAACTGCTTGAGGTAGAAGGAAACGGCTCCCAGGAAAGTACGGCTGACTGA